A region of Archocentrus centrarchus isolate MPI-CPG fArcCen1 unplaced genomic scaffold, fArcCen1 scaffold_33_ctg1, whole genome shotgun sequence DNA encodes the following proteins:
- the LOC115776587 gene encoding alpha-2,8-sialyltransferase 8F-like: protein MRGQLLKFFFSFMIILLCLGSLMTMFIWYTSDYNHVKTYHPAPARKRAPKPSELCKGCKEIIDKIKQRYNQTWTKQEENNMKLRAELRLKCNGSDEAIITQSNTPVGSKLVYDGEKKRTIEVKQDLFNMFIKKHPFSNKIWDTCSVVGNSGILSDSGCGKMIDSGDFVVRCNLPPLDNGYEKDVGTKTNLVTANPSILFQKYGSLIGRRRPFIDSLRQYGSSLLLLPAFAFSGHTAVCQRAVYAIEDFESPLQPVFFNPQYLQNLSQFWRSQGLKEVRLSTGLMVASMALGFCENVHLYGFWPFSSHPYGLYALTNHYYDDKPANKGFHSMPAEFDQLLQLHAQGVIRLHLGDCKADGK from the exons tcaTGTGAAAACTTACCATCCGGCCCCTGCAAGGAAACGTGCACCAAAGCCCTCTGAGCTTTGTAAAGGCTGCAA GGAAATcattgacaaaataaaacaacgtTACAATCAAACCTGGACGAAGCAGGAAGAGAATAACATGAAATTGAG AGCTGAACTGAGACTTAAGTGCAATGGGTCTGATGAAGCCATCATTACCCAGAGCAACACTCCGGTGGGATCGAAGCTTGTTTATGATGGTGAAAAGAAGAGGACTATTGAGGTGAAACAGGACCtgttcaacatgtttattaag aaacatcctttctcaaaTAAAATATGGGACACCTGTTCAGTTGTTGGGAATAGTGGGATCCTGTCTGACAGCGGCTGTGGAAAAATGATTGATTCGGGTGACTTTGTTGTCAG GTGCAACCTACCTCCATTGGACAATGGATATGAGAAAGATGTTGGCACCAAAACTAACCTTGTGACAGCAAATCCGAGCATCTTATTCCAGAA GTATGGCTCGCTGATAGGACGTCGCCGTCCATTCATAGATAGTCTTCGCCAGTATGGCAGCTCTTTGCTGCTCCTTCCTGCCTTCGCCTTTAGTGGACATACTGCAGTGTGTCAGCGGGCTGTTTATGCAATAGAGGACTTTGAAAGCCCTCTTCAGCCTGTTTTCTTCAACCCTCAGTACCTTCAGAATCTGTCCCAATTCTGGCGCTCTCAGGGCCTGAAGGAAGTACGGCTCAGCACCGGATTAATGGTGGCTAGCATGGCCCTGGGATTTTGTGAAAATGTGCACCTGTATGGATTCTGGCCCTTCAGTAGTCACCCATATGGCCTCTACGCCCTGACTAACCACTACTATGATGACAAACCAGCTAATAAAGGCTTCCATTCAATGCCGGCTGAATTTGACCAGTTGTTGCAGCTGCACGCTCAAGGGGTAATAAGGCTTCACCTGGGAGACTGTAAAGCTGATGGAAAATAG